A single region of the Manihot esculenta cultivar AM560-2 chromosome 12, M.esculenta_v8, whole genome shotgun sequence genome encodes:
- the LOC110628505 gene encoding uncharacterized protein At5g48480 — MAQQEVQNGGSAKADVEVTFTAVKPQLLIEAPKANDAVQFYKAAFGAVEAGRITQPKRKAEQELPHIISAQLQLAGTTIIVSDLVDDSAPVKTVGTGISLCLETEDIETAISKAVSAGAVAEGEIVEGDGAYYGGGRVGKVKDPYGLVWVISSPAKKSITDAEV, encoded by the exons ATGGCTCAGCAGGAAGTCCAGAACGGCGGTTCCGCCAAGGCTGACGTGGAGGTAACTTTTACGGCTGTGAAGCCTCAGCTGTTGATTGAAGCACCTAAGGCAAATGATGCCGTTCAGTTCTACAAGGCAGCGTTTGGAGCCGTGGAAGCTGGTCGTATAACTCAGCCTAAGCGCAAGGCTGAACAGGAGCTCCCTCACATTATCTCAGCTCAGCTCCAACTTGCTGGCACAACCATTATTGTCTCTGACCTTGTTGATGACTCTGCACC GGTGAAGACTGTGGGGACCGGAATCTCTCTCTGCTTGGAAACTGAGGACATTGAAACTGCTATATCCAAGGCCGTGTCTGCGGGAGCTGTGGCCGAGGGAGAGATTGTCGAGGGAGATGGAGCTTACTATGGTGGTGGTCGCGTGGGCAAGGTGAAGGATCCTTACGGTTTAGTGTGGGTCATTTCCTCCCCGGCCAAGAAGTCGATTACTGATGCGGAAGTTTAG
- the LOC110628507 gene encoding protein PEP-RELATED DEVELOPMENT ARRESTED 1, chloroplastic — translation MLGIRMLQIKLQFFPSSFPSSNVLSSNNLPILPSPFFTSSSFHCSQWPLKQPRRKKPLLVLCTNSEVSGGYLDGEFGVQNKRSRTHDEKWNDKLDSSQYEALLKGGEQVTSVLQEMITLLEDMNMDEASEKVAVELAAQGVIGKRVDEMESGFMMALDHMIQVAEKDQDDLRKSLLEVVKETVLSHLTKKCPPHVQVIGLLCRTPGKESRHELLRRVAAGGGAFESKNGTKVHLPGANLNDIANQADDLLETMETRPVVPDRKLLARLVLIREEARNMMGGGLLDERNDRGFSTLPESEVNFLTKLVALKPGKTVREMIKNVMQGKDEGADNAATEEEDTRSGSVSIGIAGRPSVTGRKPLPVRPGMFLETVTKVLGGIYSGDVPGITAQHLEWVHQKTLEVLQEIAF, via the exons ATGCTAGGAATCAGGATGTTGCAGATTAAATTGCAGTTCTTCCCTTCATCCTTCCCAAGTTCAAATGTTCTTTCGTCTAATAATCTTCCAATCCTTCCTTCTCCTTTCTTCACATCATCGTCCTTCCACTGTTCCCAGTGGCCACTGAAGCAACCTAGGAGAAAGAAGCCATTGTTGGTGTTGTGTACGAACTCTGAGGTGAGTGGAGGCTATTTGGATGGGGAATTTGGAGTACAAAACAAAAGGAGTAGAACCCATGATGAAAAATGGAACGACAAATTGGACTCTTCCCAGTATGAAGCTCTGCTCAAGGGAGGAGAACAGGTCACTTCCGTCCTCCAAGAAATGATTACCCTT TTGGAGGATATGAACATGGATGAAGCATCTGAGAAGGTGGCAGTTGAATTGGCTGCACAAGGTGTCATTGGCAAAAGAGTTGATGAGATGGAATCAGGTTTTATGATGGCTTTAGATCACATGATTCAAGTTGCTGAGAAGGACCAAGATGATCTG CGCAAATCACTATTGGAAGTTGTCAAGGAAACTGTATTATCTCATCTTACAAAAAAATGTCCACCACAT GTTCAAGTGATTGGCTTGCTTTGCAGAACTCCTGGGAAAGAAAGCAGGCATGAACTGTTACGTAGAGTGGCTGCTGGCGGTGGCGCCTTTGAAAGTAAGAATGGAACCAAAGTTCATTTGCCAGGAGCAAATCTAAATGATATAGCAAACCAGGCGGATGATTTGTTAGAG ACAATGGAAACTCGGCCAGTTGTTCCAGATCGTAAACTACTTGCAAGGCTCGTTTTAATCAGAGAGGAGGCTAGAAATATGATGGGGGGTGGACTACTGGATGAAAGAAATGACCGTGGTTTCAGTACACTTCCCGAATCTGAG GTTAATTTCTTAACCAAACTGGTAGCTTTGAAACCTGGGAAGACTGTACGGGAAATGATAAAAAATGTAATGCAAGGGAAAGATGaaggtgctgataatgcagctACTGAGGAGGAAGACACTAGGAGTGGAAGTGTTTCAATTGGAATAGCAGGAAGG CCGAGTGTAACTGGACGAAAACCACTTCCTGTTCGCCCAGGCATGTTTCTGGAGACTGTCACCAAG GTCTTAGGTGGTATATATTCTGGAGATGTACCTGGTATTACAGCACAACATCTAGAATGG GTTCATCAGAAGACACTTGAAGTTCTTCAGGAAATAGCATTCTAG